Below is a genomic region from Miscanthus floridulus cultivar M001 chromosome 1, ASM1932011v1, whole genome shotgun sequence.
TAAACAATCAAAGGATGTTGTGAAGTCCATAAGTTATACACAGACCTCCCCAGGAGAAAAAAGTTGCAAGATTGATGATAGCACTTCTTCTGACAATGCAGGTGTTAAACGTGCAGTTATCCTACCAATTCCTTTGGCAGCAGACCACCTTACAATTGTATCCTGACACAGAATCAAAGAGCATTTGCCTTTCAAAAACAACAGTGCTTGAGACTAAATggaaaagatgaataactaaaaacttATTCCCTTAGTGCAACTTCATCTGGGATGACAAGTTCTAGTAATTGCATTTCATGGCCCAATAATACTTTGGTATTTTAACATGCAAAAAATCATAATAGCAAGTACATAGACCAGACTCCCTACTGTTTTTCCTAAGAAAGTACATGAAACAGTGAATATTTCAAATTGTGTACATAATTTCTCATATACACAGTTTTGAGAACTTATTTCATTTCAGATACCACCACTGCTCCTGCATTTATGTCCTTAGAGTGGGAGGCATTTGTGTTGTTTGTATGAAGCAACCCTGTTCACAAAATCATAGTAGCATACAGGAATCTACACAGAAAAGTTTCACCAACTCGATTCTAAGCAATCAAACCAAGAATTGATTAATGGATTTAAAGTTCAATTATACTGTTGAATAATTCTAGAAATTCAAACAATAAAAGGCtgtgtggattttttttttttttgctccagtACAGGACAATCTAGGCAAtgttatgtactccctccattccaaattgtaagttgttctagcttttctagatacatagcatttTGCTACGTGTCTATACATAATGTATGTCTACATGCGTAGCAaaggctatgtatctagaaaagccagaacgacttacaatttgaaacggagggaatATTTGTTAAGATTTGAAATGCAGTGGAGGTAGACTGGCAGGTGAAGATCCTTGTAGGGAAAAGAGGATATAAGCCAGCAAGCAAAGAGAAAGAAAGTAACAAAATGGGGTACAATATAAGAGATCATATAACTGCGTAAATATTACCACCACGTTCtggaaaataaaatcaaaattttACATCATAATATCTGGATAAGAACATACTGAATCCCTCAAACCAGTCAATAGCAAGTCGATAATCTCTTCGACTATTTCTGGAACATCCATATCTTCTTCCAAAAAACACATGCCTATCTGATCAATATTAACTTGTTCGCTTGATCCACTTGAATACACTTCTCCAGCTGTATAACTTGAAAGGTTTGCACCCAACGAACTGCTAATTGGCTGCATCGGGTTAAAACAGTGAGCCCTGTGGTAGAAATTCCCCTTACAAGCTACGAAGCATAGAAGACTAGACTGAAGAAACAAATCAAAATATGAAAACATTCtcataaaagaaaatgtaacatgTCACAAATTATTGATTAATTCGTTCTTTTGGTAGTCATCTGCGGAACTCACACGAACAGTCAATAAAGCAGGTGGCATTGTTAAATGCACGATGTGCTTTGGATGAAGCTAAGTAGTTTACTGCCACCTAGCTGATACATTTACATGATTATGCCAATGCGCCAAGACAATTTCTTGGCATCTGTTTAATTCTCACCAGATTCAAATACTGAGAGTACTGTATTCTCCAATGTAGAATCCAGCATATACATGAACTTCCTTCCAGAAATAAATACAAAATATTGACAAGTTGAAGCGTTTCTATGCAAAAAAATAACCCAAAATTGACTTCTGACAGATTGTAACTCAGAAACAACTCCCATTATTAATCCCAATAAGAAATTAAAAATTGGTACTTTGTATTGAAAATGTTTAATCAAGGCACCTTCCATGAGAACTTTACTGTTCAGAGTCAGCAGATCCTATCAGCAGTTGTGTACTCTAAGTAATCCAGCTATGAATGTTTCCTTAACAGATCAGGAATTGGAGCTCCAGCATAGTACAGAAGCTCTTCAGAACATGAGTGGTTCGCATATCTAAATTTGTTGAACAGTTTTCCATGATCTGGATATGATTTGGAGTTCTACATGGTGCATACAATATAATCAGACTGCAAGAACATGTCAGTCAGATGTCCTATTAAATTTTAGGAGAACTATGTAATGAAACAAAAGTATCAGGTACTGCAACAATAAACCACTTTTACCTCATACTAAATGTCCTATTAACTTTACAAGGACACATGCATGTAACAAACAATCTAGATGCTCTGTGTGCGCCAAAAAGAACAAATTCTTAAGCACCATATGGTTGGGTTTTTCCTTTTCAAGTCAAAATATGAGCCATGATTGTGAAATACTGAGATCTATTTATAACAACAATAAGAGATTGAAAACCTTATACCGCCATGATGGCGAACGTGGAGGCAAGCTAATGAGAGCAACTCTCTGGGCCAGTTTCACCAGGAATTTTCTAAGAAGTGGACTCCTGGCTGAGACATTAGTCTTCATCACAATTGAACAATCACTCCAAGTACCAGAAACAGCATCATGCAGTGCTCTACGGTTACCAATCTGCAAGAAGAGGAACCAAAAGGAAGACATCAAACTAAATTAACGATATGTAATTGTGAAAGCAAATGCTCATATCCATTCCCTGTTGACAACCACAAAAAAGAATCATTTGTGTAAAGAACTCCTATTAAGAGAAAAATGAAATAGAGAAACTTCAGGTCTGAAGGAAAAGATATATCCACCACATGTGGAGAATATTTAAAAATTGAAAAAATAAGACACATACAAACCTTAAATATTGATGCTAAAGCTTCCACTATACCAATGGATCTAAATTGATCGACAAAGTCATCTGTTACAGAAAATAACATCTTGTGTGCCCAGTCCATAAAACTGAAAATAAAGAGAAGCAGGAGAACTCAAAACATTGCCCAATGCAATGTTGAAATGGTCAAGTGTTTAATATtgaggaaaaagtctacataaccccccAAACTATTCAGGGTGGACTACTTCACCCCCTAAACTATAAAACCAGATTTTCTACCCCCTCAACTTTctaaaaccggtcaaataacccccccaagcggttttggacggtggtttGCTACAGTGACGATGGTTTTGTCtttgtcttttttatttatttctgctgaatctttgaaaaatcatagtaaatcacagaaaaattataaaatggaaaatcaaattttgttggactccacatgagtagatctacacattgAACACATAATAttatatgctttagtacaaagtttttgttgtagctttagatctatgcttttctgtaattaattgaaataattcatagttgcagcttctatggtccaattgtggtgaaaattttatggtgggctaattactgtatgcttgaactatagtaaaaatttcatactcattgatcatgtataacttagttatagataaaacaTAGATTTAACAAgaataaacctaaataaatctataactaagttatacatgatccaatgagtatgcaatttttactacagttcaatcatacaataattagcccaccataaaaatttcaccacaattagaccatagaagctgcatctatgaattatttaaattaattatagaaaagcatagatctaaagctacagcaaaaactttgtaccaaagcataccatattatatgttcactgtgtagatctactcatgtggagtccaacaaaattggatttttcattttatgatttttctgtgatttactatgatttttcaaagattcagcagaaataaataaaaaagaaaaagacaaaaccaccgtcACTGTAGCAAACCACCGTCCAAAACCACTTGGgggggttatttgaccggttttggaaagttcagggggtagaaaatccggttttatagtttggggggtaAAGTAGTCCACACTGAATAGTTGGGGGGGTTATATAGACTTTTTCCTTAatattgatgttcaataaatCTTTGTTTTAGTGATAATGGTAATCCTTCAGTGATAGGATACCTTTGAAGGTACAGTTACTACAGCAATTTGAAAAATATATGAATGTGAGTTGTACAAAAATAATTGTAAGAATCACCTGCTGAAAGCCTTTGCCATGTCAGGACGAGTCAAGAGCCTTGCAAGCAATAATCCTGACATCCTTCTCATTGGACCAGAACTGGAGAGATAATCCTTACAGATGTCCAATATTCTTGTCACCAGTGGAACGACCTCAGGCCCATCCACGTTATCAGCAGTAGCAATGCTTGTATCCACAGTGGATATGTCAAATGGGATCAGGACCAGTATATAAAGCCACAATAGAACAACACATTTAGTCTCCATTTCTCCTGTGCTCTCCTGCCTAAGAGCAGTGGCCGAACTCATTGTATGACACTTCTCAAGGAGAGCAACTGCAAGCTCAAGATCTGAAACCTGGTGAGGGAAGAATCTGATGACGCTCTTGTACCCGCACACAGTGACAAGGGTGTAGATGATGATACACAGAGGCTTGATAATGTCAAGGAGTTCATCAGTACCAGCACCAAGTTCCATTGTCTTTGACCGAACCAACGACATAAGTGGCGAGACAATGTTCTCCAAGTATGGCTCTAGTAGCTGACCCTCTTCTTGATATTTGTCCATCTATTGCTCAACAGAAAAAGATAACATTTATCATGCAAGCTCTTAAGCATGATAGTTTTGGCATAAAGTCATTTCAATCGTTCACTTAAAAAAGTCAGTTCAAAGATTGATGCTCTACAAATATTAACACTGGATATATGAAAATAATACGTACAGATTTTTCTTAAAAGTGCTTTCATAATAGCACAACTTTACTATGTTTTACAAACATAATATTACTGAAAGTAGTGGCCAAAGTTGCACTCAGGGGACCATGTTGATGTCTAATATATCATTCATCTGCGaaccaaataaaataaaataatccctccgttccaaaatgtAAGGTGTTTTGGTTCTGTTCCAAGTCAAACATCTTCAAGTTTGacaaagtttatagaaaaaacgtagcaaaatctacaaaaccaaattagtttcattaaatccaGCATTGATTTTTCTATAGTATATTTGCTTGGTGCTGGACAGTTTCTatgtttttctataaatttggtcaaacttgaagatGTTTGACTTAGAAAAACTTAAAACACCTTacatttggaacagagggagtataacTCTTTACACTTAAAGTCAGAAATAGGATGTCTGGGTATTATCCAAATATATCAGTTGTTTTCCTAATGCTAATAGTTTCCACATCATGTGGAACTTTGCCTCTTACCTTTATCTATAGAGGTGGTAATAGATCAGTCATAACTCTCTCCCAGAACCATTTTTTACCAGGGAAAGCAGAATGTAATTCCTAAACAACATATCATTCTAGGACATAGGATTGATTTATGTAAGTCATTTGTACCTCAGCTCAGCTTTTGCTATCTTATACTAGCAATAAAATGTGCATTCACAGATTAACCTCAACCAAACAGTTTAAACTGCCTCCTAGACGACTAAAAGGTTGCAAGAAATTGTACATGATATCTTCGAATTTGGCTGTTGTGCATTTAAAAGCAGACGCTAAAGCAGATTATATCCTTTAAAATAACCAAACAGAAGTCAATGTTGCTCTCAGAGCTACACACTCCTCTCTCAGAGATCTAAGGTTCAGCACTTCAGCGGCAGGGAGCATTTGGAAATAGGGAGAGGATAAGAATGCTTACGATAGAGCGGATCCTGTGGACATCGGCGGATTCGGCAACGCCGCCGGCGGCGACGATACGGCGGAGGATCGCGGAGACCAGCTCCCACTCCTGGAGGAAGTACCTGCGCAGGACGACCTCCTTGGAGTCGTGCTCATCGTCACCGACGGCGGTAGGATCAGCGGAGGCTTCGGCATCAGCAGGGGATCCTGTGGGCTCGGATGGGGCGGGCGTGGCGGCATTAGATGCccaaacggcggcggcggcggcggcgccggtttCCTCCATAGCCCTCGCTCAACTGTTGGTGTGCGCGGCTGCGCTACTGTGCCTGTGCGTTCGAGTGTCTTCTGCTCGCGTTCTCAGTTTCCGTGTTTGCAGTCAGAAGGCGTCTTTCGGTATTCGCCTTGACACGAAGACTAGGGCGCCGCCCTTCTGCGAACTGTCTCTCCCCTTGACGGAGCAGCCTCCTCACCGTCGGACACGGCGATGCAGCGGCACGGCGCCGGCCGGCCGTCGGGCACGGATGGCTCAGACTTTTCCTACCGCATGGTCGTCGAATCCCGTAAGCATCCACCGCCCAGACCCCCAAAGCCTCGCTTCCAACGCTTCTCTCACAACCTCGCGATTTTGCAGGGTACCAGAGGGTCGCCGAGGGCAGATCCCGCCTCACTCGCCTCATCCTCGTGCAGGTGACGGCAAGCTTGGCTCCTGGACTCGCCCCTCCATCTCTTGCCGTTGTTGGCGGTTGTTGATCTGATTAGTGTTCGTGGTGGTTTGCTCCTACAGGCGCTGCACCTAGTGGCCGGAGGCGCGCTTCTGTTGCTGTCGTTGTCCAAGGGGGCGGCGGTGAACAAGTTCGCCGTGCTGTCCGTGGCTGCGGGATTCCTGGCTATAGTGGTGGGGGAATTAGGTGATATTGCTGTGTTAACCTCAGTTCCGCCAGTTCCATATACTTATTTTTTCCACCAAAAAAGAACTAGGCCAACCTAGATCTTGAGCCTCGAGTGAAGAAAACCGCAATAGGAGCTTACAACTGTTCAAGTCTTAAGTTCAATAAAAGGATCCTTGACACTGATAAAAAGAAGAGGTGTCAACTAGAATATCATGGGCAGTGAAATATGAAATTCTACGTCAGTTAATTTTTCATTGACACGCTTGTTGGTTGCTGATTAGTAAGATAGGAgaggtttttttttttcaatactCTTGCCATGGATTAAGCATTCTGCTGTAGTTTGCCAGAACAAGCAAGCTGGTATACTATCATCTCGCTCTCTTTGTTGAcaccattcttttttttttctgtaaaAGTTGACACCATTCTATTAGGATCAGCTGGTAGTCTTTAAAGCTTACCTCACTATGGGCCTTCCAAACCAACCATTAAATTATATCAATCTCCGCATATAAGCTTCAAATTTTCTCTAGATGCCTTTGCCATACGGGCTTTTAAAGAAATAACACCCCCATTCATGTTTTTCCCAAAGGATATCCTTTTTCCAATGACATATCAATCATCCTTTGTTGGATTATTGATTGTATTTTAGCTGATGTTGTTATTTGGTTATTCACAGGGCGTAGGCGGACTATGGCAGTGCTGCTTCGGCTTTACACAAGCTTGTCATCAATTGCGGTTGCATTCTCTGTGACGTGCATTATCCGGTCAGAGTTGTTCTTGAAGGTTTGGATTATGAAATTCAGAATATTGCTGTTTTGCAAGTGATGAGCGTGGAAATATATATcttgcaagtttattatttttctgcCTCCTGATGCTATCCAATTAAAAGCATGAGTTCAACCTTCGTCATTTTTTAAATGAAACAGCTTGTCTTATTAAGATCGTTACTTCATTTAGATTGCAGCTTAAGCAGCAATTATATAGTCTTATTGTTCTTAGTCCTGCCAATGGAGTTAGTTAATGACTTACCAGAATTGTGATCATTCTCAAGAGTCATGATGGGCATTGGGTAGTGCAATTGTGAACTAACCAAACATGCAGTAGAAATTTTGCAAATGGTACCCTTTTGTAGAATCTTTAGAGGTAGATAACCCCAAGTTGAAGTCCCACCTGGGGAGGAGTACATTTGCAAGAATGAGACACAAAGTAATAACCTTCAGCCTGCATAGGTAATGTTTGATGCTAAGTTCAATGCAATTGCAACATGGGCTTGGCTTGATGTGAATCTTCTTAAACGAGAGGTGCACAGGACTATCTAGCATGTCTGTTTTTAAGGTCCTGTTTGGTTCCTAGGAGATTTTTAGAATCtggataaaaaaaaaaaaaaaactagcgcGTTTCATTGTATCTGTGTCTGTATGTTAAAATCCACTAGAATCTAGTCTGTTTGGATGAGTGTGAGACCCCACTAATGGGCCTTGGGCCGACCGATGATGGGCTGGGCCGGGGTTACTGTAGACGCGCAGGGTTTCTGGGCACTGTAGCACGCGCGGTACTGTAGCTTCGCGAGTTTAGTCCCAGATCGGAACTGGGAGGGGGGTTGAACCAGCTTAAAAGTCTCGGCCTGGGAAAGCTAAAGAACTTTGGTTCGaaccttttacgcgaagcgaggacgaaagcgtaaggaAGTTAATTAGCAGGCGTGGTCCATTCCTCggtagagtggatcttagccgttTTTTCCGGGCTGGGCcattacaaatggtatcagagccaactctcgcggtttcacgaaCGTATGGCTCGGGAGCTCGGACAGGTTGCGCATGGCTAGCATGGCACTTGGGTCGGGGAGCTGAGAATATGGGATATATGGCTCGGGAGCTCGAACAAGTTAGCACTTGGGTCGAGGAGCTGGGAATATAACGTGGGCCAAGAGAGTATCTGTTTGGATAGGTTGGTTCGGccctcgacgaggacgtcgagttgTTAAGGGTGGGTGTATGTGAGACCCCACTAATGGGCCTTGGGCCGACCGATGATGGGCTGGGCCGGGGTTACTGTAGACGCGCAGGGTTTCTGGTCACTGTAGCACGCGCGGTACTGTAGCTTCGCGAGTTTAGTCCCAGATCGGAACTGGGAGGGGGGTTGAACCAGCTTAAAAGTCTCGGCCTGGGAAAGCTAAAGAACTTTGGTTCGaaccttttacgcgaagcgaggacgaaagcgtaaggaAGTTAATTAGCAGGCGTGGTCCATTCCTCggtagagtggatcttagccgttTTTCCCGGGCCTGGGGCGTTACAATGAGATTATAGGATTTTGAGATTTTTTGTAATCCAGATTCTAAAAATCCCCtaggaaccaaacagggcctaagttagATTAAAATGTAAGAGTTGTCCATGACTCCATTCAATTTTGGATCTGGCTTTATGATACTGCTGAATAAACTAATCGAGCATTAAGTGGTGGCTTCATTTTGTTGGCATAACactcaaaaacaaaaaacaaaaaaaatgattcGGGTATCAAATCAGCACAAAAGAGAAAGCAAAAATACCTCTGGTGCTGAATGTGTTGGTAGTGAATCCATGTTACCAAAACTATGTCACCAGATATAAGGCTGACAAATTGAGGGCCAACTTCATCTTTGGGATAATCCAGCTATGTGGAAGCTGGATTCTCCACATTGAGTAAGGATAGAGCATAAGCATCACATTAGATTTGACAAGTTCGGCAGAAGAAAAATATCTGTAGATAGATCAAGGAAAAAGGATGGATGATATTATTATTTCGATCAGTGCGAAAGATCATTCCCTTTCATTGTCATGCCCACATGGCTGAAGAAGTTGACAGGTATAACATCATACACGTATCTTAATCTCAATAATTCCACCAGCAAATAACTCAGGCAGATTTCATCCTGAAAGTACCTATCATGTTTGTACCAGTATTCTAGTGTTAGATAAACTCGAATTAATCTTAGGTCTTGGTCAAtttgaggctacattttgttttcttttgcttccattcCTCCTGGGATGTATGAATTAGTTTTTTTGCTCTGAGGTAATAATTACAACAAGCTTTTCGGGAGTATGAATATCATCAGCTATTTGCATTTGGTTGTTGCCTAGGTTATGAAGCAAAACACAGAGGCCATCACAGGCTATGAAATGCTTGATGTGGTTCGTGTTGCTCTTGGTAAGTTATAGCTAAATCTCTTGTAAGTTATAGTCAAAGTATTTGTTGCTAACTCTTGTGGTCTGCGTTCATCCACCATGTTAGGTATCCTGCTGCAAATGGTGGTTATAGCTACAACTACCAGACTCCTGCAGAATATGTCTCCTCCCAAGAGAGCTTCATGAATGCTATGACATTTTAGCTTTGTTCCCCTTAGAAAGGATACAAACTTCGAGTTAAATATCGGCCAAGTGCAATAGTCTCGTAACGAAGCGACAACTGGTGTACAACTTTGACTGCAATCATGGGTTATTtgtttcctctcttttttttacCTCCCTTTTACTGGATATGAAAAGTCTGTAGTGGTTGATGCGCTTTGCAAAACTAAAGGCTAATGGAGCGTATGTAAAGTGCTTGGCCTTTGGAAGTTTGGATAGGGCTTCGGCGTGTGTAAAGTGTACTAGTCATTGTGCAGTACTTCTAGGACCCGAGCCAGTAAAATGGGCAGCCACGTACTGCTGATCTTTCATCATCGATCTACTGACAGCAGAGTGTATTCCTGTGCGATTTGAGTGGTACATACACATCTCCTGATAGAGTACCAGTTGCGAATATCAAAAGTACTCTAATCTCATTTGACACGCTCGTCTGCTCGTCGCATCAGTACTTAGAAAAGTGAAGAACAACGCATGACAACAAATTAATCATGATTCTTCCATTGCACTGTCCGGACACTGGTGCACCACATTCAATCCGTGATTCTTCCGTTGCAGCTCTAAACAAATCAGGATCAGATGTGATCATTTCTACTACCACTCTAATCTCAGACGTACAACAACAGCACAAACAGAGACGTATATACGTACGTACATATGCACAAGGCATCCCACATGCATGCTATACACGTGCATAAACACCGTATCAACTTATATTTGCTTGGCCATGGCGTTGATGATGGCGAGCGCGATGGCCGTGAGGTGCGTGACGCCGGCGACGTTCCCCCGCACGGCCTCCCTCACGACGGCGGGCTGGCCCTTGAACCCCTCAATGCACATGTCGTCGTTCGTCAGCGCGGCGCTCGCCCACGTCTGCACGCTGTTCACCTGGAACCTGACGCTCCTGCTGCCGCTCCCGGCCTGCCCCTGTCCGCTGACGCCGCTCGGCTCCTCCTTCCCGAGGCGCTCCATGGCCTCCACCGACTGCTGCAGCAGGTCCACGGCGTCCTCGAGCATGCCTACGCAGTCCTCCGCCGCCTGGGCCGCCACGGGCACCAGGTCAAGGTGGCTGctcctcgcgcccgccgccaccatcgcctTCATAGCGGCCGTCGCCTTCCGCGCGCCGTCCAGCGTGACAGTCAGCGCGGCCAGCGACAGGCGCGCCGGGCTGGCCCCGACCTCCGCCGCGTACGGGGCCAGCGTCGCGTTGCACAGGGCCGGGTAGTTCGTCCCCGCGCACCACGACGTGatgaagccgccgccgccgccggctgtgGTGGTGCTCGGGGTCGGCCGCACCGTGACGACGGCGCCAAACCACGACCAGCACGAGAGCGCGAGAAGAAACAACGGCAAGGCGCTGCTGCGTGCCATGGCGCACCGGACGGGATGGGAGCACGTAAAACTACGACGACTTCGACGTGTGTTTCTTACTGCTGCCTCGATCTTCTGACTCTTCAGTGGTGTGGAGCCAGCTAGCATCGAATTATATAGGGCCAGGGGCAGGAGAAATGGAGGATAAGGGCGCGGCCGCCTGCACGTATGGCTGGCTCAACCGGCACGTCGTCTCTGGACAGGAGCCCAGGATACGTAACGCGACGCCGGCTGGCCTCTCCAGCCCTTTTCTGCGTGGATCGCATAGAGATCCAGGGCGCTCGGCTGCTCGCCTTTGATTCGCCGATCGAATCGAGCCAACGTGAGCTGGCGGAGATTTTGCGTGGCGTCTAGCCGTCAAGCGATCGCGCGCGAGACGTACGGCGACGCCGACGCGCGGGGTCCCGTCCCCGGAATACGGCTGGGGTGGCTGCTAGTCCGCTTCAGCTTCAGCCATGGCGGTGCTGCGCGCGGACGTGCCAAGGTTGGTGGGGACATCGTGAGGTTCCCCGGAATATCTGTTAGCTTCTGGcacgttcgtttgaacttatcagctcaaAACAAAACAGCCGAACAGGGGCGCTGGGCGTTTCTGCTTCAGATCGCCATCGGCCCGGGGGAAAA
It encodes:
- the LOC136535621 gene encoding uncharacterized protein yields the protein MQRHGAGRPSGTDGSDFSYRMVVESRYQRVAEGRSRLTRLILVQALHLVAGGALLLLSLSKGAAVNKFAVLSVAAGFLAIVVGELGRRRTMAVLLRLYTSLSSIAVAFSVTCIIRSELFLKVMKQNTEAITGYEMLDVVRVALGILLQMVVIATTTRLLQNMSPPKRAS
- the LOC136486335 gene encoding 21 kDa protein-like — its product is MLAGSTPLKSQKIEAAVRNTRRSRRSFTCSHPVRCAMARSSALPLFLLALSCWSWFGAVVTVRPTPSTTTAGGGGGFITSWCAGTNYPALCNATLAPYAAEVGASPARLSLAALTVTLDGARKATAAMKAMVAAGARSSHLDLVPVAAQAAEDCVGMLEDAVDLLQQSVEAMERLGKEEPSGVSGQGQAGSGSRSVRFQVNSVQTWASAALTNDDMCIEGFKGQPAVVREAVRGNVAGVTHLTAIALAIINAMAKQI